In Kwoniella shivajii chromosome 9, complete sequence, one genomic interval encodes:
- a CDS encoding UV damage endonuclease UvdE, with translation MPPRRTRAAAQAQVQPGSLSQLHTSAPLLNPSTEPVKHTLISALEHMPPPGLIKTERDTTSDSDEALTPMTSEQEEDVKTAVDKAVSRSLSKRKRATKDVTYEEGSEFSAEASELSELEVQKKTPKRKAATRQVKVKAEEEFSAEESELSELEEPKKTPKKKATPRKAKAKVEEGEEENGETPKKAKKVTPKKSRIAKDEPEYDEDGNEIVKKKRKAKVHVKKVYEIPDVEKKTTTFKGRLGYACLNTVLRGEKPESIFCSRTCRIASIEEEGMELPKGLALMNVRDLKTMIQWNEDNKIRFMRMSSEMFPFASHAKYGYDLSFADEGLKEAGALAKKYGHRLTMHPGQFTQLGSPKPNVIEASIRELDYQCEIMDRMEIGIEGVMIIHMGGIYGDKESTLARFKENYTTRLKDNVKKRLVLENDEICYNVDDLMPLCNELNIPIIFDYHHDWIYPSSEPPSVLIPKIAETWKKRGIPMKQHLSEPRPGAESVMERRAHADRCKSLPEDLPDDVDLMIEAKDKEQAVFELYRIYGLEDVIHDNLRPPDPNPGMHTKGRKSSLKKKVKETGDVDSEGEPINLSDIEKEGDGGTRDTSVVDGHVKNAINDAGMEVDGMAPAIGKKPKGRAKRKSPGDTETEPKVEEQQTAAKKKRTPKKVKKEEENKENLPEASAEQKIDGAKDVVEEHTKQPVKRKGRQSKGKVET, from the exons ATGCCTCCCAGAAGAACCAGAGCTGCTGCTCAGGCTCAGGTCCAACCTGGCTCACTTTCTCAACTCCATACATCCGCGCCACTCCTCAATCCTTCAACTGAGCCAGTCAAGCACACACTGATAAGTGCTTTGGAACACATGCCACCTCCTGGTCTCATCAAAACGGAACGTGATACGACATCCGACTCTGATGAAGCTCTTACTCCCATGACatcagaacaagaagaggatgtcaagACTGCCGTAGATAAAGCTGTCAGTCGAAGTCTAtccaagaggaagagagCTACTAAGGATGTAACGTATGAAGAGGGATCTGAATTCTCAGCTGAGGCAAGTGAATTATCAGAGCTCGAAGTACAGAAGAAGACACCGAAAAGAAAAGCGGCTACTCGCCAAGTCAAAGTAAaggcagaagaagagttcTCGGCTGAAGAAAGTGAGCTTTCAGAACTAGAAGAACCCAAAAAGAcacccaagaagaaagcCACTCCCCGGAAAGCTAAAGCTaaggttgaagaaggagaagaggaaaatggtGAAACACCTAAAAAGGCCAAGAAGGTTACACCCAAGAAATCAAGGATAGCTAAAGACGAGCCTGAGTATGACGAGGACGGTAACGAAATtgtgaaaaagaagagaaaagcaaAGGTTCACGTTAAGAAAGTCTATGAGATACCTGATGTGGAAAAGAAGACTACAACGTTCAAAG GCCGATTAGGATACGCTTGTTTAAACACCGTGCTGAGAGGGGAGAAGCCTGAAAGTATCTTCTGTTCGAGAACTTGTAGAATTGCTAGcattgaagaggaaggcATGGAATTACCAAAAGGTCTAGCTTTAATGAATGTGCGGGATTTGAAAACTATGATACAATGGAATGAGGACAACAA GATTCGTTTTATGCGGATGTCATCGGAGATGTTCCCCTTCGCATCACATGCTAAATACGGATATGATCTCTCTTTTGCTGATGAGGGACTGAAAGAAGCGGGAGCTCTAGCAAAGAAATACGGACATAGGTTGACGATGCATCCCGGTCAA TTCACACAGTTAGGTTCGCCTAAACCTAATGTCATTGAAGCCTCGATAAGGGAACTAGATTATCAATGTGAGATTATGGATAGGATGGAAATCGGCATAGAAGGCGTTATGAT AATTCATATGGGCGGTATCTACGGGGATAAGGAAAGCACTCTCGCTAGGTTCAAGGAGAATTATACTACGAGACTAAAAGACAATGTGAAGAAGCGTTTGGTTCTTGAGAACGACGAG ATATGCTAcaatgttgatgatctgatgCCTCTATGTAATGAACTCAACATTCCAAT TATCTTTGATTAT CACCACGATTGGATCTACCCGTCTTCCGAGCCACCATCTGTCTTGATTCCTAAAATAGCTGAGACATGGAAGAAACGTGGTATACCGATGAAACAGCATCTCTCCGAACCACGTCCAGGTGCAGAATCTGTGATGGAACGACGAGCTCATGCGGACAGATGTAAGAGTTTGCCTGAGGATTTGCcggatgatgttgatctgatgattGAGGCCAAAGACAAG GAGCAAGCTGTCTTTGAGTTATATCGAATATA CGGTCTTGAGGATGTGATTCACGACAATTTGCGACCGCCAGATCCCAACCCAGGTATGCACACCAAAGGCAGAAAGAGCAGtctgaagaaaaaggtgaaagagacagGCGACGTCGATTCTGAGGGTGAACCCATCAATCTCTCTGATAttgaaaaggaaggagaCGGCGGCACTAGGGATACAAGCGTTGTCGATGGACATGTTAAAAATGCTATCAATGACGCGGGGATGGAAGTTGACGGTATGGCGCCTGCTATCGGCAAGAAGCCAAAAGGCCGAGCCAAGAGAAAGAGTCCAGGTGACACAGAGACTGAGCCaaaggtggaagagcaaCAGACGGcagccaagaagaagaggacacctaagaaggtcaagaaagaagaagagaataagGAAAATCTACCGGAAGCTTCAGCTGAACAGAAGATCGATGGCGCGAAGGATGTTGTAGAGGAGCATACAAAACAGCCCGTCAAGAGGAAAGGTAGACAAAGCAAGGGGAAGGTGGAAACTTAG
- a CDS encoding 26S protease regulatory subunit 7, protein MAPKEDWEKYEKKTGDEKEEKIVALDESDIQILKTYGQGPYSLALKKIESELKEIQKRVNEKMGVRESDTGLASANLWDVAADKQRQGQRPLQVARCQTIIKATNPTPEGQALNPQDGAGAGNPEGDKYVISIKQVAKFVVGLGEQVAPTDVEEGMRVGVDHTNYKIMIPLPPKIDPSVTMMQVEERPSVTYADVGGCKEQIEKLREVVELPLLEPERFANLGIEPPKGVLLYGPPGTGKTLCARAVANRTDSTFIRVIGSELVQKYIGEGARMVRELFEMARSKKACIIFFDEIDAVGGARFDDGAGGDNEVQRTMLELINQLDGFDARGNIKVIMATNRPDTLDPALLRPGRLDRKVEFSLPDNEGRSHILKIHGKSMSVERDIRYDLIARLCPNATGAELKSVATEAGMFAIRARRKVATERDFLDAVEKVIRQGTKFSSTALYAQYN, encoded by the exons ATGGCACCAAAGGA GGATTGGGAGAAGT ACGAAAAGAAGACCggagatgaaaaggaagagaagatagTTG CGCTGGATGAATCCGATATCCAGATATTGAAAACCTAT GGTCAAGGACCATATTCTCTCGccttgaagaagattgaatcaGAACTCAAGGAGATTCAAAAGCGggtgaatgagaagatgggtGTTAGGGAGTCCGATACTGGATTGGCATCAGCAAATCTGTGGGATGTAGCTGCGGATAAACAGAGACAAGGTCAAAGACCTCTACAAGTAGCTAGATGTCAAACGATCATCAAAGCAA CTAATCCAACACCGGAAGGTCAAGCTCTCAATCCTCAAGATGGTGCAGGAGCTGGTAATCCTGAAGGAGACAAATATGTTATATCGATCAAACAAGTTGCTAAATTCGTTGTTGGATTGGGTGAACAAGTAGCTCCCACCGATGTTGAAGAGGGTATGCGAGTTGG TGTTGACCATACCAATTACAAAATCATGATTCCCTTACCGCCCAAGATCGATCCATCAGTAACAATGATGCAG GTCGAAGAAAGGCCGTCAGTAACGTACGCAGATGTTGGAGGATGCAAGGAGCAGATTGAGAAATTGAGAGAGGTTGTAGAGCTCCCATTATTAGAA CCTGAACGATTTGCCAATCTCGGTATTGAGCCTCCCAAAGGTGTATTACTTTATGGTCCTCCGGGTACCGGAAAGACTTTATGTGCTCGAGCCGTTGCCAACAGAACAGACAGTACTTTCATCCGAG TTATCGGTTCTGAACTGGTACAAAAATATATCGGTGAAGGTGCTCGAATGGTTAGAGAATTGTTCGAAATGGCGCGATCGAAGAAAGCatgtatcatcttctttgatgagATCGATGCCGTCGGAGGAGCGAGATTCGATGATGGTGCTGGAGGTGATAATGAGGTTCAAAGAACTATGTTGgagttgatcaatcaattgGACGGTTTCGATGCCAGAGGAAACATCAAAGTTATTATGGCCACCAATAG ACCCGATACCCTTGATCCTGCCCTTTTAAGACCTGGTCGACTGGATCGAAAAGTAGAATTCAGTTTACCGGAcaatgaaggaagaagtcaCATTCTCAAGATTCATGGAAAGAG TATGAGTGTGGAGAGGGATATCCGATATGATTTGATCGCTCGACTGTGTCCTAACGCTACCGGTGCGGAATTAAAATCTGTCGCTACTGAG GCCGGAATGTTCGCCATCCGAGCGAGAAGGAAGGTAGCTACCGAGCGTGATTTCCTCGACGCTGTCGAAAAGGTCATCCGACAAGGTACCAAATTCTCGAGTACCGCATTGTACGCCCAATATAACTGA